Proteins encoded within one genomic window of Sphingomonas sp. KRR8:
- a CDS encoding protein-glutamate O-methyltransferase CheR produces the protein MEISDSSSRILAGLLEARTGQQLTMNRRWRLETALSSLMRERGIVSIDELITILVMGKEPNLSAKVVEALLNNETYFFRDRTPFDLLARSALPRLMERRASSRRLKIWSAGCSTGQEVYSLAMMFAEDPLKWAGWTIDIIGTDVSETVVDRARTGTYSQFEVQRGLGIAQMVKWFEETPAGWRAVEALRKSVRFQTHNLLELPPHPGEFDVVLCRNVLLYLNQQTREKAFDRLASAMASDGWLMLGAGETVIGQTRKLVSDKDSRGLYVLATNDEHADRRVA, from the coding sequence ATGGAAATAAGCGACAGCTCGAGCCGCATTCTCGCCGGATTGCTGGAAGCTCGTACCGGTCAGCAGCTGACGATGAATCGTCGCTGGCGACTGGAGACCGCGCTCTCTTCCCTGATGCGTGAGCGGGGGATCGTGAGCATCGACGAGCTGATCACCATCCTCGTCATGGGCAAGGAGCCCAACCTCTCGGCCAAGGTGGTGGAGGCCCTGTTGAACAACGAAACCTATTTCTTCCGCGACCGGACTCCGTTCGACCTGCTTGCCCGGTCGGCCTTGCCGCGGCTGATGGAGCGGCGCGCCTCATCGCGGCGGCTGAAGATCTGGTCGGCCGGCTGCTCGACCGGGCAGGAGGTATACAGCCTGGCAATGATGTTCGCAGAGGACCCGCTGAAATGGGCCGGGTGGACCATCGACATCATCGGCACCGACGTATCGGAAACCGTGGTCGATCGCGCGCGCACCGGAACCTACAGCCAGTTCGAGGTGCAGCGCGGCCTCGGCATCGCGCAAATGGTGAAGTGGTTCGAGGAAACGCCCGCCGGCTGGCGCGCGGTGGAGGCGCTGCGCAAGAGCGTTCGGTTCCAGACTCATAACCTGCTCGAACTTCCGCCGCACCCGGGCGAGTTCGACGTCGTGCTCTGCCGCAACGTCCTGCTCTATCTCAACCAGCAGACACGCGAAAAGGCGTTCGACCGCCTCGCCAGCGCCATGGCGTCCGACGGCTGGCTGATGCTGGGGGCGGGCGAAACGGTAATCGGCCAGACCCGCAAGCTGGTCTCGGACAAGGACTCGCGCGGACTGTATGTGCTCGCCACCAACGACGAGCACGCCGACCGCCGGGTGGCCTGA
- the rpsI gene encoding 30S ribosomal protein S9 has protein sequence MADKKSLSDLGELTSQPAPAPAAAEAPADTAAAPTADAGTDEAPAAPVNVQPEAPLREQQLDKYGRAYATGRRKDAVARVWLKPGTGKIEVNGRDQTVYFARPTLRLVINQPFGITDRADQYDVIATVKGGGLSGQAGAVLHGIAQALSRYEPVLRTTVKRAGFLTRDPRVVERKKYGKAKARRSFQFSKR, from the coding sequence ATGGCCGACAAGAAGTCCCTCTCCGACCTCGGCGAGCTGACCAGCCAGCCGGCGCCGGCTCCGGCGGCTGCCGAGGCTCCCGCCGACACCGCAGCGGCCCCGACGGCTGACGCTGGCACCGACGAAGCTCCGGCCGCACCGGTCAACGTTCAGCCGGAAGCGCCGCTCCGTGAGCAGCAGCTCGACAAGTACGGCCGCGCTTATGCGACCGGCCGCCGCAAGGACGCCGTTGCGCGCGTCTGGCTCAAGCCGGGCACTGGCAAGATCGAAGTGAACGGCCGCGACCAGACCGTTTATTTCGCTCGTCCGACGCTGCGCCTGGTGATCAACCAGCCGTTCGGCATCACCGATCGGGCCGATCAGTATGACGTGATCGCCACCGTCAAGGGCGGCGGTCTCTCGGGCCAGGCGGGCGCCGTGCTGCACGGCATCGCCCAGGCGCTGAGCCGCTATGAGCCGGTGCTCCGCACCACCGTCAAGCGCGCCGGTTTCCTGACCCGCGATCCCCGCGTGGTCGAGCGCAAGAAGTATGGCAAGGCCAAGGCCCGCCGTAGCTTCCAGTTCTCGAAGCGCTAA
- a CDS encoding arginine deiminase family protein, with the protein MALAFTRPPSPKLGDCELTHLEREPISPALAVEQHRAYEQLLSAAGYDVVQLPALAEHPDGVFVEDTAILLGDHAIITRPGAPSRRAEADDTAAALAKHFTVHRMRRGRLDGGDVLRVGKQLFVGLSRRTDSAGAIALANLAAPLGYEVIGVLHERCLHLKTGVTYAGRDPSGREVVVLNPDWIDPAPFSDHLVVPNHPLEPFGANVLRAGEALIVPADAPRTAERLRTLGFEISTVDVGELQKAEAGLTCMSLIAD; encoded by the coding sequence ATGGCGCTCGCCTTCACCCGGCCGCCCAGTCCGAAGCTTGGCGATTGCGAACTGACCCACTTGGAGCGTGAGCCGATCAGCCCGGCCCTCGCCGTCGAGCAGCACCGTGCCTACGAACAGCTGCTGAGCGCCGCCGGCTACGATGTGGTCCAGCTTCCCGCCCTGGCGGAGCATCCGGACGGGGTGTTCGTCGAGGACACGGCCATCCTGCTGGGAGATCACGCCATCATCACCCGTCCGGGGGCACCGTCGCGCCGGGCCGAGGCCGACGACACGGCGGCCGCACTTGCCAAACACTTCACCGTGCATCGGATGCGTCGAGGACGGCTCGACGGCGGCGACGTGCTGCGCGTCGGAAAGCAATTGTTCGTGGGCTTGTCGCGCCGCACCGACAGCGCGGGCGCGATCGCGCTCGCCAATCTTGCCGCGCCGCTTGGCTATGAGGTCATCGGAGTGCTGCACGAGCGTTGCCTCCACCTGAAGACCGGCGTCACCTACGCTGGCCGTGACCCGAGCGGACGCGAGGTCGTGGTGCTTAATCCCGACTGGATCGACCCGGCGCCGTTCAGCGACCATCTGGTCGTTCCCAACCACCCGCTGGAGCCGTTTGGCGCCAATGTGCTGCGCGCGGGCGAGGCACTGATCGTTCCGGCGGACGCGCCCCGGACGGCGGAGCGGCTGCGGACCCTCGGCTTCGAGATCAGTACGGTGGACGTGGGCGAACTGCAGAAGGCCGAGGCCGGCCTCACCTGCATGAGCCTGATCGCCGACTAG
- the rplM gene encoding 50S ribosomal protein L13 produces the protein MKALMKTTKSAKPAEVERKWHIIDADGLVVGRVATIIANILRGKHKPSFTPHVDCGDHVVVVNADKVRFTGRKAQQKIYYKHTGYAGGLKETRADKILEGRFPERVLEKAVERMIPRGPLGREQMRHLHLYNGTDHPHEGQAPETLDVASMNRKNKVGA, from the coding sequence ATGAAGGCGCTGATGAAGACCACCAAGTCGGCCAAGCCGGCGGAGGTCGAACGCAAGTGGCATATCATTGATGCCGACGGTCTGGTGGTCGGTCGCGTGGCGACGATCATCGCCAACATCCTGCGCGGCAAGCACAAGCCGAGCTTCACGCCGCACGTCGACTGCGGCGACCATGTGGTCGTGGTGAATGCCGACAAGGTCCGCTTCACGGGCCGCAAGGCGCAGCAGAAGATCTACTACAAGCACACCGGTTATGCCGGTGGCCTGAAGGAGACTCGCGCTGACAAGATCCTGGAAGGCCGCTTCCCGGAGCGCGTTCTGGAGAAGGCCGTGGAGCGGATGATCCCGCGCGGGCCGCTCGGCCGCGAGCAGATGCGGCACCTGCACCTGTACAACGGCACCGACCACCCGCACGAGGGCCAGGCCCCCGAGACGCTGGACGTCGCCTCGATGAACCGCAAGAACAAGGTGGGCGCATAA
- the cutA gene encoding divalent-cation tolerance protein CutA, whose amino-acid sequence MAEAASIVSVYCIFGSAEEAKRIGRQVVEERLAACVNNLGPCHSIYRWRDVIEDSQEVPALFKTAARNADRLVNRLADLHSYKVPAIAVWPVERTLPAYGEWVVESTG is encoded by the coding sequence GTGGCTGAGGCCGCGAGCATCGTCTCGGTCTACTGCATCTTCGGCAGTGCCGAGGAAGCCAAGCGGATTGGGCGTCAAGTTGTGGAAGAGCGGCTGGCTGCCTGCGTCAACAACTTGGGCCCGTGCCACAGCATCTATCGCTGGCGAGACGTGATCGAGGACTCGCAAGAGGTCCCCGCCCTCTTCAAAACGGCGGCCAGGAACGCGGATCGCCTGGTAAACCGGCTGGCGGATCTGCACAGCTATAAGGTGCCGGCGATCGCGGTTTGGCCCGTCGAACGCACCCTTCCGGCCTATGGGGAATGGGTCGTGGAAAGCACAGGGTAA
- a CDS encoding COX15/CtaA family protein yields MTASTLPLERAPAFDRATARPHAIATWLLTVAGLILAMVVVGGITRLTESGLSITEWKPISGTLPPLTQAQWEHAFQLYQQIPQYQQINRGISLEEFKGIFFWEYVHRLLGRVIGLAFALPLLWFWIRRAIPKGYGWRLVGILALGGLQGAIGWWMVASGLSERTEVSHVRLAVHLLTALLIFSATVWTALDLRSPGSVKRRIPTLAIWSLAALALQLMFGAFVAGLRAGYAFNTWPLMGDELYPTGAPWLQPLLRNFVDNPIAVQFVHRWLAFVVLGFAVVIARQVKRMGSRRESIILHSIIGVQIILGIATLLTGVDLHIAATHQGTAVLLLGSFLLTGHRIAVLRDEARG; encoded by the coding sequence ATGACCGCATCGACCCTTCCGCTGGAGCGTGCCCCCGCATTCGATCGGGCCACTGCCCGTCCCCACGCCATCGCGACGTGGCTGCTCACGGTTGCCGGCCTGATCCTGGCGATGGTGGTGGTCGGCGGGATCACTCGCCTGACCGAAAGCGGACTGTCGATCACCGAATGGAAGCCGATCAGCGGCACCCTTCCGCCCCTTACCCAGGCGCAGTGGGAGCATGCTTTCCAGCTCTATCAACAGATCCCCCAATATCAGCAGATCAACCGCGGCATCAGCCTGGAAGAGTTCAAGGGCATCTTCTTCTGGGAGTATGTTCATCGGCTGCTGGGCAGGGTGATCGGGCTTGCGTTTGCGCTGCCCCTGCTCTGGTTCTGGATCCGCAGGGCCATTCCGAAGGGCTATGGCTGGCGGCTGGTCGGCATCTTGGCGCTCGGCGGACTGCAGGGCGCGATTGGCTGGTGGATGGTCGCCAGCGGCTTGAGCGAGCGGACGGAGGTCAGCCATGTGCGGCTGGCAGTGCACCTGCTGACGGCCCTGCTCATCTTCAGCGCCACCGTATGGACCGCGCTCGACCTGCGTTCGCCTGGCAGCGTCAAGCGACGAATTCCGACCCTCGCGATCTGGTCGCTGGCAGCGCTGGCGCTGCAATTAATGTTCGGGGCGTTCGTGGCCGGGCTTCGCGCCGGTTACGCCTTCAACACGTGGCCTCTGATGGGCGACGAACTCTACCCGACGGGCGCGCCTTGGCTTCAGCCACTGCTGCGAAACTTCGTGGATAACCCCATCGCCGTGCAGTTCGTCCACCGCTGGCTGGCTTTCGTGGTGCTGGGCTTCGCCGTCGTGATCGCCCGCCAGGTGAAAAGGATGGGTAGCCGGCGCGAATCGATCATTCTTCATTCGATCATCGGGGTGCAGATCATCCTCGGGATCGCCACGCTTCTGACCGGCGTCGACCTGCATATCGCGGCGACCCACCAGGGGACGGCTGTGCTGCTGCTGGGTTCGTTCCTCCTGACGGGGCACCGGATCGCCGTCCTGCGTGACGAGGCGCGTGGCTGA